Proteins from a single region of Antechinus flavipes isolate AdamAnt ecotype Samford, QLD, Australia chromosome 2, AdamAnt_v2, whole genome shotgun sequence:
- the RALY gene encoding RNA-binding protein Raly isoform X1: MSLKVHTSNITNKNDPKSLNSRVFIGNLNTAMVKKADVETIFSKYGRVAGCSVHKGYAFVQYASERHARAAVLGENGRVLAGQTLDINMAGEPKPNRPKGLKRAASASYGPSPSLSLSLLLAAREKGFPAPSSGVQSGPLSEGRHVNPGFLVPRSTTEPLCGLRLFEPRGRLSPVPRVVPVKRPRVTIPLVRRIKATLPVRLFARSSSSNSSTKLKLKCTELQTIKTELTQIKYNIEALLGRLDQISEEQSPSTDGKKKNDGKKSETPQEDTASEAETPLEELLPGDEGDEVLAQDDFEDLDNSRYTELDELTLQ, translated from the exons ATGTCTCTGAAAGTGCACACGAGCAACATCACCAACAAGAATGACCCCAAGTCCCTCAACTCTCGGGTCTTCATTGGGAACTTAAACACGGCCATGGTGAAGAAAGCAGACGTCGAGACGATCTTCTCCAAGTATGGCCGTGTAGCCGGCTGCTCCGTGCACAAGGGCTACGCCTTCGTCCAGTATGCTAGCGAGCGCCATGCCCGTGCCGCCGTGCTGGGCGAGAACGGGCGGGTGCTGGCAGGGCAGACTCTGG ACATCAACATGGCTGGAGAACCTAAACCCAATAGACCAAAAGGACTCAAGAGAGCAGCTTCTGCCTCCTATGG ccccagccccagcctcagCCTCAGCCTACTCTTGGCTGCCCGGGAGAAGGGGTTTCCGGCTCCCAGCTCAGGAGTGCAGTCAGGACCACTGTCCGAGGGAAGGCATGTGAACCCTGGGTTCTTAGTCCCCAGATCCACCACGGAGCCACTGTGTGGCCTGAG GCTTTTCGAGCCCCGGGGCCGGCTCTCCCCAGTCCCGAGGGTGGTTCCTGTGAAGCGGCCACGGGTCACCATCCCTCTTGTTCGTCGCATCAAAGCAACTCTGCCCGTCAGACTTTTCGCCCGCTCCTCCTCCTCCAACAGTTCGACTAAGTTAAAGT TGAAATGTACCGAGCTGCAGACCATCAAGACAGAGCTTACCCAGATCAAGTACAACATTGAGGCCCTGTTGGGGCGGCTGGACCAGATCTCGGAGGAGCAGAGTCCCAGCACAG atggcaagaagAAGAATGACGGCAAGAAAAGCGAGACCCCTCAGGAAGACACGGCTTCTGAGGCAGAGACACCCTTGGAAGAGTTGTTGCCTGGGGACGAAGGTGATGAGGTGCTGGCCCAGGACGACTTCGAAGACCTG gACAACAGCCGATACACAGAGCTGGATGAATTGACTCTACAGTAA
- the RALY gene encoding RNA-binding protein Raly isoform X2: MSLKVHTSNITNKNDPKSLNSRVFIGNLNTAMVKKADVETIFSKYGRVAGCSVHKGYAFVQYASERHARAAVLGENGRVLAGQTLDINMAGEPKPNRPKGLKRAASASYGLFEPRGRLSPVPRVVPVKRPRVTIPLVRRIKATLPVRLFARSSSSNSSTKLKLKCTELQTIKTELTQIKYNIEALLGRLDQISEEQSPSTDGKKKNDGKKSETPQEDTASEAETPLEELLPGDEGDEVLAQDDFEDLDNSRYTELDELTLQ; encoded by the exons ATGTCTCTGAAAGTGCACACGAGCAACATCACCAACAAGAATGACCCCAAGTCCCTCAACTCTCGGGTCTTCATTGGGAACTTAAACACGGCCATGGTGAAGAAAGCAGACGTCGAGACGATCTTCTCCAAGTATGGCCGTGTAGCCGGCTGCTCCGTGCACAAGGGCTACGCCTTCGTCCAGTATGCTAGCGAGCGCCATGCCCGTGCCGCCGTGCTGGGCGAGAACGGGCGGGTGCTGGCAGGGCAGACTCTGG ACATCAACATGGCTGGAGAACCTAAACCCAATAGACCAAAAGGACTCAAGAGAGCAGCTTCTGCCTCCTATGG GCTTTTCGAGCCCCGGGGCCGGCTCTCCCCAGTCCCGAGGGTGGTTCCTGTGAAGCGGCCACGGGTCACCATCCCTCTTGTTCGTCGCATCAAAGCAACTCTGCCCGTCAGACTTTTCGCCCGCTCCTCCTCCTCCAACAGTTCGACTAAGTTAAAGT TGAAATGTACCGAGCTGCAGACCATCAAGACAGAGCTTACCCAGATCAAGTACAACATTGAGGCCCTGTTGGGGCGGCTGGACCAGATCTCGGAGGAGCAGAGTCCCAGCACAG atggcaagaagAAGAATGACGGCAAGAAAAGCGAGACCCCTCAGGAAGACACGGCTTCTGAGGCAGAGACACCCTTGGAAGAGTTGTTGCCTGGGGACGAAGGTGATGAGGTGCTGGCCCAGGACGACTTCGAAGACCTG gACAACAGCCGATACACAGAGCTGGATGAATTGACTCTACAGTAA
- the EIF2S2 gene encoding eukaryotic translation initiation factor 2 subunit 2, whose protein sequence is MSGDEMIFDPTMSKKKKKKKKPFMLDEEGDTQTEEAQPSETKETEPEPAEDRDVEADEEDGRKKDASDDLDDLNFFNQKKKKKKTKKIFDIDEAEEGVKDLKIESDVQEPAEPEDDLDIMLGNKKKKKKNVKFPDEDEILEKDEALEDEDSKKDDGISFSNQTGPAWAGSERDYTYDELLNRVFNIMREKNPDMVAGEKRKFVMKPPQVVRVGTKKTSFVNFTDICKLLHRQPKHLLAFLLAELGTSGSIDGNNQLVIKGRFQQKQIENVLRRYIKEYVTCHTCRSPDTILQKDTRLYFLQCETCHSRCSVASIKTGFQAVTGKRAQLRAKAN, encoded by the exons ATGATTTTCGATCCTACTATgagcaagaagaagaagaagaagaagaagccttTTATGCTGGATGAAGAAGGAGATACACAGACAGAAGAAGCACAACcctcagaaacaaaagaaactgaACCAGAACCAGCAGAGGACAGAGATGTAGAAGCTGATGAAGAGGATGgtagaaagaaag ATGCTTCTGATGACCTGGATGACTTAAACTTtttcaatcaaaagaaaaagaagaaaaaaacaaaaaagatatttgatATTGATGAAGCTGAAGAAGGTGTAAAG gatctaAAGATTGAAAGTGATGTACAAGAACcagcagaaccagaagatgaCCTTGATATCATGCTTggcaataaaaagaagaaaaagaagaatgtaaaGTTCCCAGATGAGGATGAAATCCTAGAGAAAGATGAAG CTTTAGAAGATGAAGACAGCAAAAAGGATGATGGAATCTCCTTCAGCAATCAGACTGGCCCCGCATGGGCAGGCTCAGAAAGAGATTATACTTATGATGag TTGCTGAATCGAGTATTCAATATAATGCGGGAAAAGAATCCAGATATGGTTgctggagaaaaaaggaaatttgtcaTGAAACCTCCACAAGTTGTTAGAGTAGGAACCAAGAAAACTTCTTTTGTCAACTTCACAGATATCTGTAAACT attacATCGTCAACCCAAACATCTCCTGGCATTTTTATTGGCTGAATTGGGTACAAG tgGTTCCATAGATGGTAATAACCAACTTGTAATCAAAGGAAGATTCCAACAGAAACAGATAGAAAACGTTTTGAGAAGATATATCA AGGAGTATGTCACCTGCCATACATGTCGGTCACCAGACACAATCCTGCAGAAGGACACACGACTCTATTTCTTACAGTGTGAGACCTGCCATTCTCGCTGCTCCGTTGCCAGCATCAAAACTGGGTTCCAGGCCGTCACAGGCAAGCGAGCACAGCTCCGTGCCAAAGCTAACTAA